catCCTCGTCAACTGTATCGCCCCCCTTGCAGGTCGGTTTTGTTTTCGCTTTGTCTTTTGTGCAGGCTTGTCTGTGAAGTTTTGCCTTTGCGAATGTGCTTTTTCCAAACGCGTTCCCTCAACAGACAGCAATCTTCCCATCCCTGCGCCCGCCGCCAATACCCCGATTAGCCTGCACGGCTTTTTCTgtcctgctctttctctgaAGGAAGTCCGTGATCCAGAAGTGTCCCTGGAATGCCGATGCTCTCTTACTGTGTTTTTCCATGTACACCACGGAAAACCCCACGGATCCACTTCGTCATTCCTGCAGCGATGCCTGTTTCCCTTGAATCGCGTTTGCACTGCTCCGGTTGGAGGCCTCCTTCAGGCACTCGAATGACGGCGACGGTCTTGCCTCCTGATCTCGTGGAAGCCATGAAGCCGGACTATGTCGCTCCCCTAGTGGCGTTTCTATGCAGCAAAGAGTGTCGAGACTCTGGGCAGGTAGGACAACCAACTGACCTGTCccacgagaggcgagaaagcacAGCTTCCCAGCTCGCTTTTGAGGCTAAGGATTCATCAAGAGCCCGTCGCGTGCACGCACATCCGATTGCAAAGCGTACGAACAtgaacgcatgcacatattCATATGCAATATACCGTTTATACAAGCATACATACGTgttatatatacatacacaggTTATTGTGTAATGTATTCCTGTATGCATAGGGGCGTGCATGTGATTCCACTGAGTTCGTGTAACAGGGAATCTGGCTTCAGGTTTTATCTGGTGGACATAGCATTTCTTGAGTACACAAGGGAACGCATGAGTTTTCTGCAAAGAATATGCGAAATGTGCCTTTTTAGAATGCAAATCCGCATCCACATATAATTGTTGGTAACAATAAATCGTAAGCATTCGACTTCAGCCTTTATGATCCATCCTACTGTGAATGGGGAACCAAGCACGCAGTCGGCATGCGGACAGATACGAATTCGTAGGTGTGCGCTTGAGATAACGGTTGTTTGGTTGGCTAGGCTTACGGAATGTAGATTTGGATATGTGTCGTCTTTTTGGAGTATGGACAAGGGCGTCTCCAAGTGAAAATGGCCTGACTGCTTTCTCAAGGTGCACGGCTTGCTGAGTCGGGATTCTTTTCTCGGTCGCCACTCACGTTCTTCTCCACAACCGCGAGGCTGCTTGCTgagtctctttctctcttcctctctctgtcgactGTTTGCTTTTTGGGCACATGCATTTCGACAGGTTCTCGAAGTCGGAGCCGGGTGGGTAGCGAGCGTGCGTTGGCAACGGAACATCGGGCACTCGTTCGCCCCGCCCCTCAGCCCAGACGACATTGCTCGAGAATGGAAACAAATCCGCGACTTCTCAGGGGACGTGGCTTACCCAGCGTCCCTCCAGGACTCGATGTTAATGGTAAGCGCGTTCCCAGGTTCTCCCGTGTCGATGGAACTTGAAGTTGTACAATATCCGTACAGCAGGCTTACGCAGACGTGCTACATATGCCAGTGTGAAAGATCTCAATTTCTCTAAGTGCAAATACACGTCTATTCGTACAGAGGCATGCATATGTAGTCACCGACCTATATATATTTTGGTAGAGCTACTCAGGCGCATTGTTTCAATATACGCGGCTATGAATGGTGCACatatatggatgtatatatgtatatgtctaCGAAATATACATGCGCGTATTCGTCGGAGCACACGAAAACGGCCGAAGAGGCTGGCATGAGGGAAACGGGGACACGTTTCCTTTGTTCAACGGTGAAAGATGCGACGGCGTCTTGGTGCGTCAAGCGTTGGCCAACATGATACCTCCTTTCTCATGATCGAACTCTGAGGCGTCtgtcgagagaagagagaaaaaaagaggagaaagggagctAGAGAACGGGAGatagagaaagaaagaggaagagaggacgagagtgCGAAGGATGCATTTGCGTGTGAACGTGGTAAACAGCTTTTTCGCTCATCTGTCTCCCTCCAGGTTATGCAGCGTTTGCAACAGGAACCGAAGCAAGCAAAGATAACCGGCGTGGAGCAGCGCGACGCACTGAacgggaaggcagagaagcaggcCGGGGCAGCTGCTGTAGGAGGCTCCACACCGATTGGAAAAGCGGGGCTCATATTTAAACTGATGGCTGCTTACATCAGAAACGCACCTGACGCGCGACAGAAACTCCAGGACAAAGTCGACAGCGTTTTCGGGTTCAACGTgacagacgggaaaacgacaAGGTCGTGGTCCATCAACCTCAAAAAGGGCAACGCAGGTAATGAAGCTCGAGTCCATATATAAAACCGCCTACAAATCTACCCACCTGCATACTATTTATCTTCTAGACTATCATACACAATATAGAAACTTCCATCTCTGTATCGTTGACATATGTAGTGAGATACAACcctacagatatatatatatatatatatatcgatagATGGAAGCATAGGGCAGCATAAGTGAATATCCTTTGAGGGTAAATCTGTCCCGAAGTGTatgaaagagagagacagggcaCGGCGTGTTCTTTAtcacatgcatgtgtgtgtatatgtgtgttcACCTATGTACACCTGCCGACAtgtataaatacatatatatatatatatatatatacctatacaTGCATACTTCTACTCAGCATTCATAACAGGCAGTAAAAAAAAGTCGCGCGAAGTTTCAGAGAGATTCCTATTTGAGTTGCGAATCCTAGACAACGTCGTTCGCACACCGCTGCATGTCCTGGGGAAACCAGGATGTCGCACAGGCTCTTGAAGAAGCCAGATGTCAGGAAATCACGCtgggtttttcttctccgtgtgTCTCACTCTCGACTTGCCGCTCCACGTcacctcttttttctcgcgtcttttcttcggtCCAGGGGGAGGCGTCGAGGAGGGCCTGCATAGCGCGCCCGACGTAGTCTTTACGATGGCAGGAGAGCactttgtctctgtgtgtctcggcAAGTTAAATCCTCAAATGGCCTTCGTTCAAGGGAAGATGAAAATCAAGGGAAGcatgcagaaggcgacgaaatTTACTCCGAGTTTATTTCCCCCCATTCCCAAGGAACTCGTGGACATGGACGACGCCGGAAAGGCGGTCGAAGCGTACATGAAAGCAAGCAACGTTCCTCTCTCACAGCCTCCCCGCGGTTCCGACGGTGAACCGCCGGCTCAGGCAAAACAGCAAGCCGGCGAACCCGCGAACAGCAAAGCTGCAACGGGGCGAGGGGGAGCGCCGGAggctccgtcgcctcgcgcgaaACAACTCAAGAGCATGACTCTCTACGAAGTCATGAAGAGGCACCTGGCAACAGCTGAAGGAGAACAACTCGTGAAAAAGGTGAGATGTCTCCTTCGCTAAGAAACAGCTCTGGGCGGTCGGAAGGAGTGCGAAATGTCTAGCGACCAGAAAAGAACTCCCGCGTGGTCCATCCACAGGCTTACCAACCCATCTCCGTGTAAATACGTCAAtgcacaaatatatatatatatatatatacatacatatatatatatacgtagagagagagattagCTCGTTTATGTATAACGGGGTGGTTAGaggtctgtgtgtgtgtgtgtgtgtcaaTGCATGTAAACGGAATCCGCACGCAAGTCATGGGCTGAGTTGCGTACAGGAAGCAGGTAtcctttttcccgttttttgtTCTTTTCCCTAGATCAAAAGTGTCTACCGGCTGAATATTCTCCCGAAAAAGGGCGCGGCCCCAGTGAAAGTCATTTTGGATTTGAAGAATATGCCCCCAACGAtacgcgaagaagacgaccgGGAGCACGCAGCCTGTGACTGTACAATCACTCTTTTGGACGAGGATTTCGTGAAGCTCGCACTGGGGAAAATGAATCCCCAGCTTGCCTTCATCCAGGGAAAGATCAAACTGAAGGGATCAATGCAGGCGGCACTCAAGTTCACTCCTGACATCTTCCCAAAGACCAGCCGACTCTAGAAATGAAAGTCGAGACCTGAAGACAGCGCATGTACACTGCACCGGTTTTCTGTATGCCTGGGAAAAGGGACGGGTTCCACGGTCGGCaccagaagagcgaggccgaAAACAAGTCAAAACAGAAATGAGCAGCGGCGCCAGGCTGTTCGACGATATACTGGAAGACAGACACAGCTACAGAAATGGTAGTAACACAGCGAGCTCCACGCAAGCACACATATACATTATGTGTGAATgtctgtgtgtatgtgtatgcaaGCTGACGCACTGACGAGCACCTACATGAACGCGAAAATCCGTCTAGATTTGAACAACCACCTCTTTACGcacagctggagagagacacggattTGTTTCAGGTTCATGTACTTCTATTATCTCTCCTGTCGCCCTCTTTGCAAGACAGGCGCTTTGTAGACTGTGTAGAGGTCCGTCATTTCAGCATTCGTTTCCGGGGTGGGGAACGATTGCGTTGAGCGGCGGCTAAACTCGCCCATCCCGTGAGATCTGCCCCAGAATAACGTTGTATAGCCAGAAAAAATGCAGTTTGGAAGTGTGATCTGGCAGCGTCCGAGACAGGCCGCGAGCTCACGCTCCTTCATCGCGTGAATCCGAGCCTCTTTCACCAACGTTGTGGAGTTCAGCGGAAGTtcgagcgagagcgacatGTGCCAGAAGCTCCACTAGAGGGGCTAAGCTTTTGACGGCAAAcacggaagcgagaaggggagaaaaccCGATGTTTCGGGCCCGCCTGTCTGTGGCTTggtctctgcctttttttctcgatcgcttttcctctgtttctggcGCAGTCCTAGAGCTTTTTTCTCACTTGTTGACGTAGTCAGGAAAGGCAATCAAAGCCCATGAGCTCTGACTCTGCCTGAACAACgtgttctgcctctctgACTTGCCCCCAGTTCGTTTGGCCGGGGTCTCAAAACTCAGATGCACGCTGTTTAGGAAGTCACACGCCCCTGATAATCCTACCGGTAACCAAGAACCCGTGTCCACCTGAAGAGAAGCTCACCGTTAACGACGGTCCAGTTTCCTTACACTAAAAAGTACACTACAGTTGGGGATTGCGGGCTCACATATTGCCATGCATGCTCTGAGTTCAGGCAGAACCTAATCCAAAACACGGCGATGGCAGCGCAGGCTGCCTGACGTTTCTGTGGAGCCAATCGAACTAGCCTGTGAAGTGAAAAAGTTTGCTGGCGCCGTGTTTGTTCGCCACCCTGTGAACGCAAGTCAAAATACTGCAGTACCTGCCTCTACCACACCTTCTTGCTTTTGTGCGTCTTCGTCACAAAGCAAAAGTCGCGTCACAGCCCCAAGCAGATACACCTAAACCCAAAactctgtcttttctgcaTGCTTTTGTCGTACCGCACAGTGGAGACCTGATCGAGGAACCGTATGTTCTCTTCTCAACAAAAAACACAGCCGAACGACAGCCCGCTACAGTCACTTCCAGGTCGGGCAAAAGGCACTCTCACTAACCTCGGTGGACGTTGAAGTCCGCCGGGGAACTCACGTTCGTTAAAGGACGGGAATAGAATGTACGTGCAAATGTGGAAGAGGAGGGCGGGGCATGTTAAACTTTTTGGTTTTTTTGCTCCCTCGCTGGATGCATATAATGAACATACGAAAGCGCCGAGCTGCCGACAAAGAGACCCAAACCCGTTGCATGTCGCGGTTTCTTGCCCAGCGCAGGTCTGTGGGGGGGGGAACGAGCCACAGACGGACCAACGGTAGAGCACGAGCTTGCTCATTCCGTCCAGTCGAGAGAGGCCCTTCGTGCGCATTTACCCGCAAATATTTTCCCAAATTTACCTTGTCTGGTaagggagaaacgaactGCGGTGGCCGCTGCCTTCTTTACGGGAAATTGCCCGTCTGCGGTATTTCCGCAACGAATCTCAGCTGAAGAGGCAGTCCACGAAAATGCTtgtgtctcccgtttccgtctccaGCCGCTGTACTTTCAATTTTTTCTAGGCATCCTGATTTTCGGACTGCCCTTTTCTCCGTGGCAGCTCACTCTCGTCTGTGTCGTCAAATCCCATTCGGCCTTTCAGGGTTTTCTGACGCGCTTCCGGCGCGCTCCTTCGATTGTGGCAAGACCTGACGCCAGTGTCTTTCGGCCCGACCGTGATAATCTCACTTTCCAAAGAGTACGCCTTCAACGCTTTCCTCCATAATTTCGTCGACCGCACGTTCGCGGCGTGCATTCTTCTCCCAAAAAGCACAAGTGACGAGGCAAAGCTAATACCAGACGACACGCGAGTATAATCTGGGACAACGCGCCAGCGAGGGGGGCGTGACAGCTCTGTCAGGAGCCTCTTGCTgccgtttttccttctctcgttgtgGCACTTTCCTTTTCCGGCGGAAACGACATGTAGCAGCACTTCCTCTCCAACCGCGGTCCCAGCAGGCACGATCCCTCCTTTCGttgaggtgtacatacaccgccgCCCCCTGCAGGGCTCCGGCGTCCCCAGTCGCCGAGGGGGTTCCCGCTTGTTTTCTGCGCCTAACTCTTCGCAAACACAATGGCTACCAGCTTGCACAGTCGCCTGGTGGCGGCGATGCCACGAAATGCTGCCGAATTAAGCAAGGCTTTTGATCTTGACGATATGGTACAGAAGAAGACCCGCCGCCAGTCGTCCGGGGTCATTGTTCCCGGCGGAGCAAGAGGCCTCGTTGTACGAACGTACCGGGGCATTCTGGAGGGATCAGAAGACGATGATCCAGGTGCGATAGACACGTGAACCGGCAAAAGGGTGGAGGCTACACAGCACAGAGGTGGTGTGGAATCCCGTTTCTCGCCCGTTCCGACAGAATGCGAAGGCAGGAGGGGGAAGGGTCCGGCAGGAGGGGTGCCTTCTGCTTCGGTCTTTTCCCCCAGACACTACAGAggcttctttcccgtttgGTGTTATCCACTCTGGTTCACTCTCGTCGTCGATGACTCTGTGTTTCCAATATTTGTGTTTCGTCCGCCCTCAATCACCCCCTGTCTTAGTGGCtggctcttttttctgtgtttctaCCTCTCAGTCGCTGCTccgtgtttctttctccgtcccccTTGCATGCACACTGCGGTTGCGTGGCAGCCTCTCCGCTGTTCTACTCATTTCCTGTTCTCGGAGTCCGTGCATGCCTTTCTCCGGCGCCGGTACACTTGAGAATGGTTGGACTCTCTTGGAGAAGGCAGCTCCATCAACTGAGCCGAGAGCTCCGTGATCTTCGCCGCGCTGTGTGGACGAGCGCGTCGTTTTGCGGTTTGGCGACTCCTCTCTCCAACTGCACTGCGTATTTTGTACATGCATTCGAATCTGCTCATGCATAGGTGCGTATGCGTATGTGCACATGAATGTGTGGCAGGTGTacgtgtgcgtctctgcttcagaCTCTGCCAACCCCGAGGCTCATCAGGTGCAAGTAGCCTGGGCAGACGGCAGCGTGGAGAACATTGCGCGAGATCAAATTGAGCTGGGtaaggaaacagagagaagacacgacaGAGCAAGACACGAGCCAAGAGGAACGGTAGGGAAGGGAACatgggaaaacgcgtttccaggAGTCCGGCGGGGAAGATCGAGCGTGGACTATCGAATGAAACAATGTGCTCCAACGCTAGCACcatagaacttggatccggtaaacaatgacattcaagatctaaaccagtcACACTTACGCGGACACTGGTCTATCACAGCCTACAATtcgtacatgcatatacgtgCATACAGCCTTTCCAGCTGCGTTTTTGCGTGTACTTACACCGCAAAAGATGAACATCTGTCCACGATTGCCAGGTGCTGTGGAGAGTTTTGGCATTGCGCCGTAACtcagcgagaggaaaggtgGTTGTCTGTCCAGTGCGACTTCTGCGGAGATTTTTTTTCGAGATGGGCAGCACAGCCACAACACGGGAGGACTACGGTACATCCGTGGatatgcatgcgcctgtATACGTAAGTATTGTGAGGTCTATTTGGATATTCTGTGAGTCGTCACTGTGCATCTGCGTCGAAGCGTGTGTACCTTTGACATCAAGAAATGTGCTTGTGCACAtgtctctttgcttctttcaGTGGATCGGCCGTTCTACGCGGGGGATTTGGTGGTGTCGAAGGACGGGAAGAGTCTGGGTCTGGTTGTCGAAGTGAGTCAGCGCGCAGATGTGCGACTGGTGTCTTCGTCAAGAGAGGCCGGGAGGTCCTCGCGATCACAAAGCGCGTTGTCATCTGCGGGACGCGAAGACACCCGAGGCCGATCGAGTGTCCTGAGCGTCGGGAGCGGATCGTTTTCCCGTTCGAATCGCCTGGGGCCCAGAGGCGCGCCCcggggtgtctccgctgcggcTCTGCCGCTCCAGGAACACCCAGACAGTGTGGGCCCTTTGAGGGTCGAAGACGTTGAAGTGACGTCTCTAGAGTACCTTCctttgccgccttctccgccgcttcttcgcccccTCCAGGCGTTCGAAGTCGGAACGACCGTCATCAAAGATGGTCACCTCGGCGCGGTCATCAGCTGCAAAGTCGACTACCTAATCAAACTCGACTCCGGGCACGAATTCACTCTCGAACACGGGTACTTGCCCCAAAACCAATTCCACAGCTGCACTTCTATAAGCAGACACTCACCATGCACACAAGCACACAACGTACATGTTTATAAGTATCCAGCTGGCGTTACTTCAATATACATAACCTACTtacctgtgcatgcgtccacTGCGTACTTACAGCattaacatatatatatatatatatatatatatagggaggCGCCTTTGTGTGGATCGTATGTTGCGACTTCCCTCTTGTCGCAGTGAGGCTCAAGTTAGGGAGACGGCTGCGCGTAGCCCGTTTGCGTGCCTCGGTCCAGGCGTGTAAATGCTTTCTGCTTTCGCGATCGCCTGCGCAGGATGGAGGGCGTGCGGCCGGAACCGCGTCAAGGCTATCCGACGGAGGCCTACGGGATGTTTCCCTCGCAGCGGATTTACGTCACCGGCGAATGGCTAGACAATTTCCAGCAGCAACTGCAGACGCgacaggagaggcgggagcgcCAGGGcgcagcggaagaggcgTCCATTGGGGCGCACCGTCTCTGCCGAGGTAGGAAACAGGCGCGAGGccccaggagagagagaggcgaaacccGTGGAGCGCGAAAGGCaacgagaacagagaaacgggggGACAGGTccgaacagagaaggaaggggtGGGATAGAgcagagggggggggggacggaTCAGGGGGGGAACAGCtgagcgggagaagagaggagacaggagagagggcgtcgcaggggaggcgagagcaaaGAGGCGGAGTTTGTGGAATCCCCAAACACAGAAGCagcgacgcgggagagagcgaagcgcgccggggaaacgaaactgtctctctgctggcaTCCACGGGCTTTTGTGGGCCTGCGGGGGTCGTTTCGGAGATCCGCGTTCACGAGGCCGTCCTGCGTCGCCCGTtgttgcgtctctcccgcttttctctgtgtgcaggCGTGGTGAAGTCGTTCGCGGTCCGGAGAGTGAAGGTCAACTGGCTGCTCGAGAACAGCGAGTCGTGGtcgtctgcgccgcctccccaTCCGTTGGCCTCGCAGGCGAGCGATCACGACTGCTCGGAGCTACTGCCGCTTCAGCAGTTTGTGCTTCGCCTCGGACAGCCCGTCTACGTCAACATTCGCCACCACGGGCAACGCGCGTCTCCATCTGGCCTCGGGGCGCTCCCTGTCTCGGACGCCGCTCGCGCTGTGACTCGAGGGCCGTGCAAAGAGCCGGCGAGCCGTGCACCGAGTGAACCTTCGAGAGAAGATCACACAGAAGAGCAGAGCTCGCTTTCTGAGCAGACGCCGGCACatgcttcttccccctccaGTTCTTCCTCGAGTTCTTCCCCCTCCAGTTCTTCGTCGAGTCCCTCAACTTCGGGGTGTACGTCTCCCGAGCCGCTGTATCGGTTGGGCGTCGTTGAAGGCCTGGCCACGCGCTGCTGCGTGCTGTGGGATGACGGCAGCGTGACGCGCGAAGAGGGCAGACAGTTGACGCCGGTGAACGTGGATCGTGTGCCGCTCGGCCATTCGGAGTTTGTCGTGAGTCTGGCGATTCTCCCGCACATGTACGTGACGAAGAAGCTGACGCAGGACGACCTCGACAAAGCCgcgcaggaggaagaggcggcggaggcgcgagcgcgcgccGCGGGGCCCGCTTGGTGGAACGCGCCCTACTTCGGAGACACTGAGCTCGGGCCAGACACGGCGGTGCCGGAGGAGTTGAAGGCGGTCGAAGTCGttcgcgcgctctcgcgaGTCTGCAGGGAAATGGGCATCGCAGACTACCTCGGAAGCAACTTGCCCCTGGACTTGTCCCTCTTCGACGCGCCCTCAAATCGCACAGACCGAGGAACCGAACCGGTGGATCGGAGAGCGACTCCGGGTCtccgcaggcggcgcgagaggcgaggacagagcgagggagagagtgaGGGACGGAGAACGCAGAACGGAGAAACCGTGCAGGCTTCAGTTCCAGGCGACGAGAGGCTCGCGGCACGCGGGGCACCGACAGACGCCGAGAgcgcagcgcatgcagagcgcaAAGCGGAGGCaaacgaaggcggagaaaacgaaagtggaggaagcggaagtggagagagTGGCAGGCGGTCCAGCAACGACGACGATGCGTGGGAAGACTGtggcagcgaggaagacagcgacggggCGGAGGGTGCGGGTGACTGCGTGGCGCCTCGCGAAGTGTCTTCGGGACGCGGAGCGCGGTTGGCGTGTGTGGGGACAACGGGCCTCGTCACCGGCGCCAGCGTGCAGGACGCAGTGGAGCATCTCCAAGATCTGTTCCAGTGTCTCCAAGACGCCGTCGGCCCCGGGAACCTGAACGTGCCGATCTACAAACGGATTCCCGTTCTCCGCAGCCCCCCGGAaccgcgaggagaagaacgcggagaaGCGGATGCATGCGCCACAAACAACGCAGCCTCTCGTGACGCTTCTCGGCGCACAGCGGAGAACGGCGACGCTGGACCGGAATCGAATCCCAGCGCAGCCCCAGACGCCGACGCGTCTACcccatcctcttcttccccatcctcttcttccccgtcttcgtcttccccgtcttctgctGAGGGCGATGGGGGGGAGTCGCGCCGCGCTCAGCGGCGTTCGCGGTCTCCAGAAGCCGAAGCGCCTGCGCGGCTGCACGCGTTGATGGGGCGCATGGTGAACGGGGAGctacggagaagagagcttTTCCAGTTCATCGAGTTCATTCGAATGGCCGGGCCGACCGTGGTGGGGCCAAGCGGGGTTGGGGACGGCTCCTGGGTGAGCGCGAGCGGGCAACGCCGGCAGCTCGACCCGGTGCAAATTCAAGGAATCATCAACTGCGTCTTGTCCCTGCGCGGCGAGGCTGCTCTTTCCACGTTCCGCTCCTTCGCGGGCGCGAGGAACCAGGGACGGTTCGGAGACCGGGAAGTCGGCGTCGTCGTCTGCGTCAaccgcgaagaaaaaaccgCCACAGTCGCGTGGCTCACCGACCCTGAAGCCTTCTTTGGTCAGACTCTCAACCatcgcgagagaaacgaaattACGCGCTGGGAACCCCCCCTCCCCCGTTCCTTGTGTTTTGTGAGACAGGGGTGGCGTGATCGAAAAAGCGCGAAGGAACAGGAGAAAATCTGGGGACTCGATGGCGGGACCCGCGGGTGGGAGCGCATGGGGCGAAGTCCCCTTTTCAGCGCCGTCGACTggcatgtacatacacttgACACCGCCAACTTCGTAGAGGCAATCACGCAAAAGACGTGTCACGCTGCTCAGAGTCTTCAGCCCACACGCAAAGGACCTTACAAGGAAACCATAGactaatatatatatatatatatatatatatgtatatatagtgtacatgcagatgtgtggacataccgatatatatatatatatatatatatatatgtatttgttTGTGTCGGACGCGCCCTAGGCTTTCAGAGGTGATTGCAGGGGGTCAGAGTcccagagaggcggcaggtGTTCTCGTCCAAAATGActgtctcctgttccctTTGGTGGTGTCGTTGTGTACATGAGTTGATACAGAATGCAAATGTGCGCGTGTGGAGACGGGGGCTGCGTTTGCGAAGGCCCTCCGCCGTTTCCACGTGGACTTGTAAACACAGACGCGTCTGTACATCTATTTGCATGTATACGAAGATTTTGTGCATGTGTTTGCCTGCGAACGCGTTTTCGTACATTCGCCCCGTTCGTGTCTCGTCTTCAGCCGGGAGGGTCACAAAACCTGTTCCGGTTCTGCCTGCTTGTTGGTGGccgcggcgagggagaagaaaagaggagagtaAGAGCCAGGAGAGAGTACGAGAAATCTCTTTTCcgcccttttttcttcctttcagCGCGCGCCAGGAGTCTGCGGACGGAGAttgaggcggagacgcgcgaggcgcggagTCGGAAGGACGACCTCCACAGACGGACCGAGCTTCAACTCGCGCGCTTCGGCATTGCAGTAAGCCAAACACTTTGACTCGAAAATGCCTCAGACAAAATACGCTCGATGTGAGTTTTGCTCAGGTGCACCCTAGAGGCTctcaaaagaaaaaaagcgacgcTTCCAAGTCAGCCTCACATGTTTATTTCTCGATACAAGCGCGTTGTCGCCAATGTTTCCATCTCGACCGGTTGACCTCTAGATGTGAATCTAGAaacatattcatatatatatatatatatgtatacaaacacgcatgtatatatatatatatatatatgagagtatgcacatatatatgtgtatgcgaGTTTTTGTCCACATGTGCGTGCTTGAGTGTGTCGTGCGTGGAGCCTGTTCTCCGACTCCGGCCGCGAGAGGGCGTTTGGAGAGCCGTACGAGCAGAGAacgtgtgtgtttttcttcagatGTGGAACGGAGGTCGGCCGGATCgtccgcgagaagacgcaacgGGCGCTCTCTACAGAGCCACTGCAGGTACACTTGCTTTCCCAGATTCGCCAGTGGAGCATGGCCTTGAGGCCCGAGAGGTtgcctgtgtgtctcgtcaGCGCGTGCGTGGATCCTTGGAGCGCAaacggcgtctctcttctgtttttcgcctctctgtgctgGCAGGGGACTACACAGCAGGTGCGGCGGCGAATCTCGTGCGCGTGGAGTCAGTCCCTGTCACGGATTTGTCGCCCCTCAgtcgtttcctgttt
The sequence above is a segment of the Neospora caninum Liverpool complete genome, chromosome IX genome. Coding sequences within it:
- a CDS encoding putative peroxisomal multifunctional enzyme type 2: MPVRFDGQVAIVTGAGGGLGRSYALLLAARGAKVLVNDVGAALSGGASDASKAKPPADQVVAEIRARGGEAAADYNSVLDGQKIIDHALSLFGRVDILINNAGVLRDTSFMKMTEQDWNLVLDVHVKGAYACTKAAWPVMQKQNYGRIIMTASAAGLYGNFGQANYSAAKSALVGFTKTLAFEGAKKNILVNCIAPLAGTRMTATVLPPDLVEAMKPDYVAPLVAFLCSKECRDSGQVLEVGAGWVASVRWQRNIGHSFAPPLSPDDIAREWKQIRDFSGDVAYPASLQDSMLMVMQRLQQEPKQAKITGVEQRDALNGKAEKQAGAAAVGGSTPIGKAGLIFKLMAAYIRNAPDARQKLQDKVDSVFGFNVTDGKTTRSWSINLKKGNAGGGVEEGLHSAPDVVFTMAGEHFVSVCLGKLNPQMAFVQGKMKIKGSMQKATKFTPSLFPPIPKELVDMDDAGKAVEAYMKASNVPLSQPPRGSDGEPPAQAKQQAGEPANSKAATGRGGAPEAPSPRAKQLKSMTLYEVMKRHLATAEGEQLVKKIKSVYRLNILPKKGAAPVKVILDLKNMPPTIREEDDREHAACDCTITLLDEDFVKLALGKMNPQLAFIQGKIKLKGSMQAALKFTPDIFPKTSRL